The following proteins are co-located in the Trichormus variabilis 0441 genome:
- the secA gene encoding preprotein translocase subunit SecA, with protein sequence MLKLLLGDPNARKLKKYQPYITEINLLEEDIKVLSDEDLKGKTAEFKQRLAKGETLDDILPEAFAVVREAGRRVLGLRHFDVQMLGGVILHSGQIAEMKTGEGKTLVATLPSYLNALTGKGVHVITVNDYLARRDAEWMGQVHRFLGLSVGLIQSSMTPSERQKNYECDITYVTNSEVGFDYLRDNMATSMADVVQRPFNYCVIDEVDSILVDEARTPLIISGQVERPTEKYVQAAEIALTLQKDEHYEVDEKARNVLLTDEGFAQAEELLGVTDLFDPEDPWAHFVFNAIKAKELFLKDVNYIVRNGEVVIVDEFTGRVLPGRRWSDGLHQAIEAKEHVDIQPETQTLATITYQNLFLLYPKLGGMTGTAKTEEAEFERIYKLEVTIIPTNRIRRREDLSDLVFKKEIGKWQAIARECAEMHELGRPVLVGTTSVEKSEYLSQLLREQGIPHELLNARPENVEREAEIVAQAGRRGAVTIATNMAGRGTDIILGGNSEYMARLKLREYFMPRIVRPDDEDVFGVQRAAGLPTGHGAGQGFVPGKKVKTWKASPEIFPTQLSKEAEQLLKEAVDFAVREYGDRSLPELEAEDKVAVAAEKAPTNDPVIQKLRDAYKRIKQEYEEFTSTEHDEVVSRGGLHVIGTERHESRRIDNQLRGRAGRQGDPGSTRFFLSLEDNLLRIFGGDRVAGLMEAFNVEDDMPIESGMLTRSLEGAQRKVETYYYDIRKQVFEYDEVMNNQRRAIYAERRRVLEGQDLKEQVIKYAEKTMDEIVDYYINVDLPSEEWELDKLVDKVKEFVYLLSDMQASQLEDMGVSEIKAFLHEQVRIAYDLKEAQIDQIQPGLMRQAERFFILQRIDTLWREHLQQMDALRESVGLRGYGQKDPLIEYKSEGYELFLDMMVNIRRDVVYSLFMFQPQPQPVVQTSSEMV encoded by the coding sequence ATGCTAAAACTCTTGTTGGGCGACCCCAACGCTCGTAAGCTCAAAAAATACCAACCCTATATTACAGAAATTAATCTCTTGGAAGAGGACATTAAAGTCCTCTCTGATGAAGATTTAAAAGGTAAAACAGCAGAGTTTAAACAGCGACTTGCCAAAGGCGAAACTTTGGATGATATCCTGCCAGAAGCCTTTGCTGTGGTAAGAGAGGCAGGACGGCGAGTCTTAGGGTTGCGGCATTTTGATGTCCAGATGTTAGGCGGCGTGATTCTGCATAGTGGACAAATCGCAGAAATGAAAACCGGTGAAGGTAAAACCTTGGTGGCTACCTTACCGAGTTATTTAAATGCTTTGACTGGTAAGGGTGTACACGTAATCACCGTGAACGATTACCTGGCTCGTCGGGACGCAGAATGGATGGGACAGGTGCATCGCTTTCTGGGTTTGAGTGTCGGGCTGATTCAATCCAGCATGACTCCCAGTGAACGCCAGAAAAACTATGAGTGCGATATCACTTACGTTACCAATAGTGAAGTTGGTTTTGACTACCTGCGGGATAACATGGCTACATCAATGGCTGATGTGGTACAGCGTCCCTTTAACTATTGCGTCATTGACGAAGTAGATTCGATTCTAGTTGATGAAGCCCGCACACCTCTAATTATTTCTGGTCAGGTAGAAAGACCGACGGAAAAATATGTGCAAGCGGCGGAAATTGCTCTGACGCTACAAAAAGATGAGCATTATGAAGTAGATGAAAAAGCTCGTAACGTACTGCTGACAGATGAGGGTTTTGCACAAGCAGAAGAACTGTTAGGAGTAACTGATTTATTTGACCCAGAAGACCCTTGGGCGCACTTTGTTTTCAATGCGATTAAAGCCAAAGAACTGTTCCTCAAGGACGTTAATTATATCGTCCGTAATGGGGAAGTTGTGATTGTGGATGAATTTACCGGACGAGTGTTACCTGGAAGACGTTGGAGTGATGGTTTACACCAGGCTATTGAAGCTAAAGAACACGTAGATATTCAACCAGAGACTCAAACTTTAGCGACAATTACTTATCAAAACTTATTCTTGTTGTATCCCAAATTAGGTGGGATGACAGGAACAGCGAAGACAGAAGAAGCTGAGTTTGAAAGAATTTACAAATTAGAAGTCACGATCATTCCCACTAACAGAATTAGAAGACGGGAAGACTTGTCTGACTTGGTATTTAAAAAAGAAATTGGCAAATGGCAGGCGATCGCGCGAGAATGTGCGGAGATGCACGAACTGGGTAGACCAGTGCTGGTAGGGACTACCAGTGTGGAAAAATCAGAATATCTCAGCCAATTACTGAGAGAACAAGGTATCCCCCACGAATTGCTCAACGCTCGTCCAGAAAACGTAGAACGGGAAGCCGAAATTGTTGCCCAAGCTGGACGCAGGGGTGCTGTCACCATCGCCACCAACATGGCAGGACGGGGTACAGATATTATCCTTGGTGGTAACTCTGAATACATGGCGCGGTTGAAATTGCGGGAATATTTTATGCCGCGTATTGTCCGACCAGATGACGAAGATGTGTTTGGTGTACAAAGGGCGGCAGGATTACCCACAGGACATGGCGCTGGTCAAGGCTTTGTTCCTGGAAAGAAAGTCAAGACTTGGAAGGCTTCGCCAGAGATTTTCCCCACGCAACTTTCTAAAGAAGCAGAACAACTCCTGAAAGAAGCAGTTGATTTTGCCGTGCGGGAATATGGCGATCGCTCTTTACCAGAATTGGAAGCAGAAGATAAAGTAGCAGTAGCCGCCGAAAAAGCCCCTACGAACGACCCGGTAATTCAGAAATTGCGCGATGCTTACAAGCGAATTAAGCAGGAGTATGAAGAATTTACCAGCACCGAACATGATGAGGTAGTCTCACGGGGCGGTTTACACGTAATTGGCACAGAACGCCACGAATCACGGCGGATTGATAACCAATTGCGGGGACGGGCTGGGCGACAAGGCGACCCTGGTTCGACAAGATTCTTCCTCAGTTTAGAGGATAACTTACTGCGGATTTTTGGCGGCGATCGCGTTGCTGGCTTAATGGAAGCCTTCAATGTAGAAGATGATATGCCCATTGAGTCGGGGATGCTGACCCGCAGTTTGGAAGGCGCACAAAGAAAAGTCGAAACTTATTACTACGACATCCGTAAGCAAGTATTTGAGTACGACGAGGTGATGAATAACCAACGTCGCGCCATCTACGCGGAACGTCGCCGGGTTCTGGAAGGTCAAGACTTGAAGGAACAGGTGATTAAGTACGCCGAGAAGACGATGGATGAAATCGTTGACTACTACATCAACGTTGATTTGCCCTCGGAAGAGTGGGAATTAGATAAGTTGGTGGATAAAGTCAAAGAGTTTGTTTATCTGCTGTCGGATATGCAGGCGAGTCAATTGGAAGATATGGGCGTGAGTGAGATTAAGGCGTTCCTCCATGAACAGGTACGCATTGCTTACGACCTCAAGGAAGCTCAAATTGACCAGATTCAGCCGGGGTTGATGCGTCAAGCTGAACGCTTCTTTATCTTGCAGCGTATTGATACTTTGTGGCGGGAACACTTGCAACAAATGGATGCTTTGCGCGAGTCTGTTGGTTTGCGTGGTTATGGTCAGAAAGACCCGCTTATTGAGTATAAGAGCGAGGGTTATGAGTTGTTCTTGGATATGATGGTGAATATCCGCCGCGATGTGGTTTATTCGCTGTTTATGTTCCAGCCCCAGCCTCAGCCAGTTGTACAAACTTCTTCGGAGATGGTTTAG
- the surE gene encoding 5'/3'-nucleotidase SurE: MKLLISNDDGISALGIRTLANALAEVGHDVTVVCPDRERSATGHGLTLHQPIRAEIVESIFHPAIKAWACDGTPSDCVKLALWALLDSPPDLVLSGINQGANLGTEILYSGTVSAAMEGMIEGIPSIAFSLTSHISRNFQPAAKFATILVEQLAAKPIPDLMLLNVNIPPVEWEEIAGVKLTRQGVRRYVDVFDKRTDPRGKTYYWLTGEVLEEVEPPEGLNLPQNVPIDVHAVKDNYISITPLQYNLTYATALDKLSNWNFPMS, translated from the coding sequence ATGAAATTACTGATTAGCAATGATGACGGCATTTCCGCCTTAGGTATTCGTACCTTGGCTAACGCCTTAGCCGAGGTTGGCCATGATGTAACTGTAGTTTGTCCAGATAGGGAGCGATCGGCTACTGGTCATGGACTGACTTTACATCAACCGATTCGCGCCGAAATTGTCGAGTCAATTTTTCACCCCGCGATTAAAGCTTGGGCTTGTGATGGTACTCCCTCGGATTGCGTAAAACTGGCACTTTGGGCTTTATTAGATTCTCCACCCGATTTAGTCCTCTCTGGAATTAATCAAGGTGCTAATTTAGGCACAGAAATTTTGTATTCTGGTACGGTTTCTGCGGCGATGGAGGGAATGATCGAAGGTATTCCCAGCATCGCTTTTAGCCTAACTAGCCACATTTCCCGAAATTTTCAGCCTGCGGCAAAGTTTGCCACCATTCTAGTAGAGCAACTCGCTGCCAAACCCATACCAGATTTGATGTTACTCAATGTTAATATCCCCCCTGTGGAATGGGAAGAAATCGCCGGCGTTAAACTCACCCGTCAAGGGGTACGGCGCTACGTCGATGTTTTCGACAAGCGCACCGATCCTCGTGGCAAAACCTACTACTGGTTAACTGGGGAAGTTTTAGAGGAAGTGGAACCCCCAGAAGGTTTAAATTTGCCCCAAAATGTACCCATTGATGTTCATGCAGTCAAAGATAACTACATCAGCATCACCCCACTGCAATACAACCTCACCTATGCCACCGCATTAGATAAATTATCTAATTGGAATTTTCCTATGTCTTAA
- a CDS encoding DEAD/DEAH box helicase: protein MVYVSLDLEQLREQDTNFVPKSPFQHQIEAFEKLSNTFRLDNKKPGSGILVLPTGAGKTFTAVRWLCDHVVPKNIKILWLAPSYYLLDQAFSTFKENARGISYSKKILNIRCVSSNPSHAKAASIKSTDDIIIMTVQTAISNLSPNALDGSGNKVKTPFRKFIENCKETGLFIIVDEAHHSPAYGCRNLLIGEIGLRSIVPNSNILGLTATPTYTDKTRRGWLWKIYKDGVNGVIYQADKEALIAQDILARPNYIEVSTGTEMVVDDRLYEKLVKQHKDLPESIIETLANDKHRNNLIVKTYTSNKDIYGKTIIFADRWFQCVYIKDKLLEKGIKADAIYSHIDADPGSSEARNKRREDENKTILDEFRNNKLDVLINVRMLTEGADIPNVQSVFITRQTTSSILMTQMIGRALRGKKIKGNSEANVVLFFDDWKRLIDWATPQIGDTKDTGKESTIKSYPLEYISIRLVEELSKSIESGGVHEVIFSKIFPIGWYKTEIVYADSDKNNESIEAFTEYVMVYDHTQSKLNKFINFILDFKLPVEWSKEYLNDESLEQQIGEWIDSWFDWKTDNLGDKLSADLIKIVRHIAQNQSAPEYYSFDERENYDLDRIAKRLIDFSPREIDKYINEEFAKPGTLWKTFYKTPNRLITSVHLAIIKIIHGGDSEIPTITVISPSPHKDRELSEKEKVKVKKRDSYTCLCCGANTEAKLQVDHIKPFSMGGETSIQNSQTLCNICNKCKGKNEIDFRCNTTKLAIPKNLDLTFRTESQHSIRTLTRVVNLFYHCKAIYKIEWDSTIRGYIIYLYPGNNPQWLLQHKAQLLEYIQDKLGRQAYNIVVTTKE from the coding sequence ATGGTGTATGTATCACTTGATCTTGAGCAACTCAGAGAACAAGATACGAACTTTGTGCCTAAATCTCCTTTTCAGCACCAAATTGAGGCATTTGAAAAACTTAGTAATACTTTTCGGCTTGACAATAAAAAACCAGGCAGTGGAATATTAGTGCTGCCTACAGGTGCAGGTAAAACATTTACGGCTGTAAGGTGGTTGTGTGATCATGTAGTTCCTAAAAATATTAAAATCCTTTGGTTAGCTCCTTCATATTATTTATTGGATCAAGCATTCTCTACTTTTAAAGAAAATGCACGAGGAATTTCATATTCTAAAAAAATATTAAATATTAGATGTGTTTCCAGCAATCCTTCTCATGCTAAAGCAGCATCTATAAAATCAACCGATGATATTATCATCATGACAGTACAAACAGCTATCAGTAATTTAAGCCCTAATGCTTTAGATGGTTCAGGTAATAAGGTGAAAACACCTTTTAGAAAATTTATTGAAAATTGCAAAGAAACAGGTTTGTTTATAATAGTGGATGAAGCTCACCATTCACCTGCCTATGGTTGCAGAAATTTATTAATTGGTGAGATAGGACTTAGATCAATAGTACCCAATTCAAATATACTTGGTCTAACAGCCACACCAACTTATACAGATAAGACTAGAAGAGGTTGGTTATGGAAAATATATAAGGATGGAGTTAACGGAGTTATCTATCAAGCAGATAAAGAAGCCCTAATAGCACAAGATATTCTAGCTAGACCTAATTATATTGAAGTATCGACTGGTACAGAAATGGTAGTCGATGATAGATTATATGAAAAATTAGTTAAACAACACAAAGACCTTCCTGAATCAATCATAGAAACTCTTGCAAACGATAAACATAGAAATAATCTTATAGTAAAAACTTATACATCAAATAAAGATATTTATGGTAAAACTATTATCTTTGCTGACCGTTGGTTTCAATGTGTTTATATAAAAGATAAACTTCTTGAAAAAGGTATTAAAGCAGATGCTATTTATTCCCATATAGATGCTGATCCAGGTTCATCTGAGGCACGTAATAAGCGTAGAGAAGATGAAAATAAAACAATTTTAGATGAATTTAGGAACAATAAACTTGATGTTTTAATAAACGTAAGGATGTTAACAGAGGGGGCTGATATTCCTAATGTTCAAAGTGTCTTTATTACTCGCCAAACAACAAGCTCTATTCTCATGACTCAAATGATAGGTAGAGCATTACGTGGTAAAAAAATAAAAGGTAACAGTGAAGCAAATGTTGTTTTGTTCTTCGATGACTGGAAACGTTTAATTGATTGGGCTACACCACAAATTGGTGATACTAAAGATACAGGAAAAGAATCAACAATAAAGAGTTATCCACTAGAGTATATATCGATTCGCTTAGTTGAGGAATTATCAAAATCAATTGAGAGCGGTGGAGTCCATGAAGTAATATTCTCTAAAATTTTTCCTATTGGCTGGTATAAAACTGAAATTGTATATGCTGACTCTGACAAAAATAATGAATCAATAGAAGCGTTTACCGAATATGTTATGGTTTATGACCATACACAATCCAAGCTTAATAAGTTTATTAACTTTATTCTTGATTTCAAGTTGCCAGTTGAGTGGTCTAAAGAATATCTTAATGATGAATCCCTCGAACAACAAATCGGAGAATGGATAGATTCATGGTTTGATTGGAAAACTGATAATTTGGGTGACAAACTTAGTGCTGATTTAATTAAAATCGTCAGACATATTGCACAAAACCAATCTGCACCCGAATACTATTCATTTGACGAAAGAGAGAATTATGACTTAGATAGAATTGCCAAAAGACTTATTGACTTTTCGCCGAGAGAAATAGATAAATACATAAACGAAGAGTTTGCAAAACCTGGAACATTATGGAAAACATTTTATAAAACGCCAAATCGCCTCATAACATCTGTTCATTTAGCTATCATTAAAATTATTCACGGGGGTGATAGTGAAATACCTACTATTACCGTTATCTCTCCATCTCCACATAAAGATCGAGAACTTTCAGAAAAAGAAAAAGTAAAAGTAAAAAAGCGAGACAGTTACACTTGCTTATGTTGTGGAGCCAATACTGAAGCTAAATTACAAGTTGACCACATTAAACCATTTTCTATGGGTGGGGAAACATCTATTCAGAATTCACAAACTTTATGTAATATTTGTAATAAATGCAAAGGAAAGAATGAAATTGACTTTCGATGTAATACAACAAAGTTGGCTATTCCCAAAAATTTAGATTTAACATTTAGAACAGAAAGCCAACATTCTATAAGAACTTTAACAAGAGTAGTTAATTTATTTTATCATTGCAAAGCCATTTACAAAATTGAATGGGACAGTACCATCCGTGGATACATTATATATTTATATCCGGGAAATAATCCTCAATGGTTACTGCAACATAAAGCACAACTGCTGGAGTATATTCAAGATAAGCTTGGTCGCCAAGCTTATAATATTGTGGTCACTACAAAAGAATAA
- a CDS encoding bifunctional riboflavin kinase/FAD synthetase has product MLNLSQNGCSVWVASTTEMVLTPTAVALGKFDGVHLGHQRVIQPVLQSTRSAQTWGDALDSSAQSANPPAAPQERIYSTVVTFRPHPQEFFTGQARTWLTPLDEKVQQLRSLGVDQLVLLPFDKELTALSPEEFVEKILVQQLRCQRISVGQDFCFGKQRRGTARDLQLIAAKYHIPVSIVPLQTSDGQFLEDGNCGSFESLEYAPISTSLIRQALETGDIKTANQFLGRPYILMGVVVEGEQLGRTIGFPTANLELPKDKFIPRQGVYAVRVKILGESADANVPPEILGVMNIGNRPTVNGTYSSVEVHLLDWSGDLYGKEIVVQLVDFLRPEQKFPSLEALKAQIQQDSTVARQILSREN; this is encoded by the coding sequence GTGCTAAATCTGTCTCAAAATGGGTGTTCTGTGTGGGTTGCTTCTACAACTGAAATGGTTCTCACGCCAACGGCTGTTGCTCTTGGTAAGTTTGATGGAGTGCATCTTGGCCATCAAAGGGTCATTCAACCAGTTTTGCAGTCAACTAGGAGCGCACAAACATGGGGAGATGCACTAGACTCATCAGCCCAATCAGCGAACCCTCCAGCAGCACCACAAGAACGGATATACTCCACAGTTGTCACTTTTCGTCCTCATCCCCAAGAGTTTTTTACAGGACAAGCCCGTACTTGGTTAACTCCTCTAGATGAAAAAGTACAACAATTGCGATCGCTTGGGGTAGATCAACTAGTACTACTACCCTTTGACAAAGAATTAACTGCCTTGTCACCGGAAGAGTTTGTCGAAAAAATTCTTGTGCAACAACTACGCTGTCAACGAATTAGCGTCGGGCAAGATTTTTGTTTTGGCAAACAACGCCGTGGTACTGCCAGGGACTTGCAGTTAATTGCAGCCAAATACCATATCCCTGTTAGCATAGTTCCTTTACAAACTTCTGATGGGCAGTTTCTTGAAGACGGCAACTGTGGTAGCTTTGAGTCTCTAGAATATGCTCCTATTAGTACTTCATTAATTCGCCAAGCTCTAGAAACCGGTGATATCAAAACTGCCAATCAATTCTTAGGAAGACCCTACATTCTCATGGGCGTAGTCGTTGAAGGCGAACAACTTGGTAGAACCATTGGTTTTCCTACAGCCAACTTGGAACTACCAAAAGATAAATTTATCCCCCGTCAAGGAGTTTACGCCGTCCGTGTCAAAATTCTCGGTGAGAGCGCAGATGCTAATGTACCACCGGAAATTTTGGGGGTGATGAATATTGGCAACCGCCCCACAGTTAATGGTACTTATTCATCGGTAGAAGTGCATCTTCTAGATTGGTCTGGGGATTTATATGGCAAGGAAATAGTAGTGCAGTTAGTGGACTTTCTGCGACCAGAACAAAAATTTCCCTCTCTAGAAGCCTTAAAAGCGCAAATTCAACAAGACTCCACTGTCGCTAGACAAATTTTGTCAAGGGAGAATTGA
- the pheS gene encoding phenylalanine--tRNA ligase subunit alpha produces the protein MTSNLEAQLLALRQEGEQAIAAADTLERLEELRVSYLGKKGQLGALLRSMGQMSAEERPKIGAIANTVKEALQASLDKQRESLESAQIQAQLDAETLDVTMPGIYKPQGRIHPLNGIIDRALDVFVGLGYTVAQGLEMETDYYNFEALNTPPDHPARDMQDTFYLPDGNLLRTHTSSVQIRYMEKEEPPIHIVAPGRVYRRDNVDATHSAVFHQIELLAIDEGLTFTDLKGTIKVFLQAMFGDLPIRFRASYFPFTEPSAEVDLQWNGRWLEVMGCGMVDPNVMKSVGYDPEIYTGFAAGFGVERFAMVLHQIDDIRRLYASDLRFLRQF, from the coding sequence ATGACTAGCAACTTAGAAGCTCAACTTTTAGCATTGCGGCAGGAAGGAGAACAGGCGATCGCCGCCGCCGATACCCTCGAACGTCTGGAGGAACTCAGAGTTAGTTATCTGGGCAAAAAAGGGCAATTGGGGGCTTTGTTGCGAAGCATGGGGCAGATGAGTGCAGAGGAACGACCGAAAATTGGAGCGATCGCCAATACGGTTAAGGAAGCCCTACAGGCTAGTTTAGATAAGCAACGGGAATCTTTAGAATCTGCCCAAATTCAGGCACAGCTTGACGCGGAAACCCTTGATGTCACTATGCCTGGTATTTACAAGCCGCAAGGACGTATTCACCCCCTAAATGGCATCATCGACCGGGCGCTAGATGTTTTTGTGGGCTTGGGCTACACGGTGGCGCAAGGATTGGAGATGGAGACAGATTACTACAATTTTGAAGCTCTCAACACTCCACCAGACCACCCCGCCCGTGATATGCAGGATACTTTCTATCTCCCAGACGGTAATCTCCTGCGTACTCACACCTCATCGGTGCAAATTCGTTATATGGAAAAAGAGGAACCACCAATTCATATTGTGGCTCCTGGACGAGTTTATCGGCGAGATAATGTAGATGCCACCCACTCGGCAGTTTTCCATCAAATTGAGTTGTTAGCCATTGATGAGGGGCTAACTTTTACCGACCTCAAAGGCACTATTAAAGTGTTTTTGCAAGCTATGTTTGGTGATTTACCAATTCGTTTCCGTGCTAGTTACTTCCCGTTTACCGAACCCTCGGCTGAGGTAGATTTGCAGTGGAATGGGCGCTGGCTGGAAGTCATGGGTTGCGGTATGGTCGATCCCAATGTCATGAAATCTGTAGGCTATGACCCAGAAATTTATACTGGCTTTGCGGCTGGTTTTGGTGTCGAACGCTTTGCAATGGTGTTACACCAAATCGACGATATCCGTCGTTTATATGCTAGTGATTTACGGTTTTTGCGTCAGTTTTAA
- a CDS encoding MBL fold metallo-hydrolase has product MSRIENQFTVQFWGVRGSIPCPGPHTVRYGGNTPCVEMQVAGKRLIFDGGTGLHVLGQSLLRQMPIEAYLFFTHSHWDHMQGFPFFVPGFVKGNNFHIYGAIAPDGSTVEQRLNDQMLHPNFPVPLQIMQANLHFHDVQPGLPIHINDITVETAALNHPGEAVGYRINWRGGAAVYITDTEHFPDKLDENVLKLAKNADILIYDSTYTDEEYHSAKSPRIGWGHSTWQEAVKIAKAANVKTLVIFHHDPAHDDDFLDQIGAQAFAQFSGAIMAREGMVLQVPVSAPLSESFPVSNVSA; this is encoded by the coding sequence ATGTCAAGGATAGAGAACCAATTTACTGTGCAATTTTGGGGAGTTCGTGGCAGCATCCCCTGTCCTGGTCCACATACAGTCCGCTATGGTGGTAATACACCTTGTGTTGAAATGCAGGTGGCAGGCAAACGTCTAATTTTTGATGGTGGTACAGGGTTACACGTTTTGGGGCAATCTTTATTGCGCCAAATGCCTATAGAAGCTTACCTATTTTTCACTCATTCCCATTGGGATCATATGCAGGGTTTCCCCTTCTTTGTTCCTGGGTTTGTGAAAGGAAATAATTTTCATATCTATGGTGCGATCGCTCCCGATGGTTCCACAGTGGAACAACGATTGAACGATCAAATGCTCCACCCTAATTTTCCCGTACCTTTGCAGATCATGCAAGCCAACCTGCATTTTCACGACGTGCAACCAGGGCTACCAATCCATATCAATGATATTACCGTCGAAACAGCAGCCCTCAACCATCCAGGTGAAGCCGTAGGCTATCGAATTAACTGGCGTGGTGGTGCAGCCGTTTACATTACAGATACAGAACATTTTCCAGATAAATTGGATGAAAATGTCCTGAAGTTGGCTAAAAATGCAGATATTCTCATTTATGATTCCACCTATACTGATGAAGAATATCACTCTGCCAAATCGCCGAGAATTGGTTGGGGACATTCGACTTGGCAAGAAGCTGTCAAAATAGCAAAGGCGGCTAATGTCAAAACATTAGTTATATTCCACCATGATCCTGCCCATGATGATGATTTCTTAGATCAGATTGGCGCGCAAGCTTTTGCCCAGTTTTCTGGGGCAATTATGGCGCGGGAAGGCATGGTACTACAGGTTCCTGTGTCGGCTCCCTTATCGGAATCTTTTCCCGTTAGTAATGTTTCCGCATAA
- a CDS encoding AAA family ATPase: MREKIDALTQNLNRTIVGKTEAIRLVLVALLGGGHALLEDVPGVGKTLLAKSLARSLDGTFQRLQCTPDLLPTDITGTNIWNPKSGEFSFMPGPVFANVVLADEINRATPRTQSALLEVMEEQQVTVDGVSRTVPHPFFVIATQNPVEYQGTFPLPEAQMDRFMLSLSLGYPGVDEELEMLQNLQHGIKVGDLQPCLTLAEVAELREICSQVKVETVLQQYILELVRSTRQDEEITLGVSPRGTVALHKATQALAFLLGRDYAIPDDVKFLAPHVLCHRLIARGGRSARSIVDRLLRSLPIP, translated from the coding sequence ATGAGAGAAAAAATTGACGCTTTAACCCAAAATCTGAACCGTACCATTGTTGGCAAAACCGAGGCTATCCGCTTAGTATTAGTGGCACTTTTAGGGGGTGGTCATGCCTTACTAGAAGATGTCCCTGGAGTTGGCAAAACTCTCTTGGCTAAATCCCTGGCACGTTCACTGGATGGTACATTTCAACGACTGCAATGTACCCCTGATTTACTCCCCACAGATATCACTGGCACTAATATTTGGAACCCCAAAAGCGGCGAATTCAGTTTCATGCCTGGGCCGGTGTTTGCCAATGTTGTCTTAGCAGACGAAATTAACCGCGCCACACCCCGCACTCAATCGGCTTTGTTGGAAGTGATGGAAGAACAACAGGTAACCGTTGATGGAGTTTCCCGCACAGTCCCCCATCCTTTTTTTGTGATTGCTACGCAAAACCCTGTTGAGTATCAGGGTACATTCCCTTTACCAGAAGCTCAAATGGACAGGTTTATGTTGTCTTTAAGCTTGGGTTATCCGGGTGTGGATGAAGAACTAGAAATGTTGCAAAATCTCCAGCATGGTATTAAGGTTGGTGATTTACAGCCTTGTTTGACCTTGGCAGAGGTGGCAGAATTACGAGAAATCTGTTCTCAAGTCAAAGTAGAAACTGTTTTACAGCAATATATCCTGGAATTGGTCAGGTCTACACGCCAAGACGAAGAAATTACTCTCGGTGTCAGTCCACGGGGTACTGTTGCGCTACACAAAGCTACCCAAGCACTGGCTTTCTTATTAGGGCGTGATTATGCCATTCCTGATGATGTGAAATTTCTCGCTCCTCATGTCCTGTGCCATCGCCTAATTGCCAGGGGTGGACGTAGTGCTAGAAGTATAGTTGATAGGTTATTGCGATCGCTACCTATTCCTTAA
- a CDS encoding type II toxin-antitoxin system RelN family antitoxin has protein sequence MKAIEVTGTIDSQGNLILDQPIQGTTYPHQVRVIVLVPEQAETEEVDPDDTPVEEIKASLRRALKQAKEGKRIPLSQMWEGIDAE, from the coding sequence ATGAAGGCGATCGAAGTTACTGGCACAATTGATTCTCAGGGAAATCTAATTCTAGACCAGCCAATTCAGGGAACAACTTACCCTCATCAGGTGCGGGTAATTGTCTTGGTTCCAGAACAGGCGGAAACAGAAGAAGTTGACCCTGATGATACACCAGTTGAGGAAATTAAAGCTAGCTTGCGAAGAGCATTAAAGCAAGCTAAAGAAGGAAAACGCATACCCCTATCCCAAATGTGGGAGGGAATTGATGCCGAATGA
- a CDS encoding cytochrome c translates to MSNLVKRKARTSSLNRRPLGLIFIILVWSLAMGWLLALATSAHSATPTAEIGTVDVIPPGQKLGQELYLENCATCHIGLPPAVLPSQTWRNLLQDSQHYGVQIKPLIDPPRTLVWRYLSTFSRSQLPDEETPYRVRNSRYFKALHPKVDLPRPVQINSCVSCHPSASQYNFRRLSAEWEK, encoded by the coding sequence ATGTCAAATCTGGTGAAACGCAAAGCCCGTACTAGTTCACTTAACCGCCGACCCCTGGGTTTAATTTTCATTATCCTGGTATGGAGTCTGGCTATGGGTTGGTTACTAGCCTTGGCAACTAGCGCCCACAGTGCTACACCTACAGCAGAAATTGGCACTGTTGACGTAATTCCCCCAGGACAAAAACTGGGACAAGAACTGTATTTAGAAAATTGTGCTACTTGCCACATTGGTTTACCACCGGCTGTTTTACCCAGTCAAACTTGGCGGAATCTTCTACAAGACTCACAGCATTATGGTGTACAAATCAAGCCTTTAATAGATCCACCACGGACTTTGGTCTGGCGGTATCTTTCCACCTTTTCCCGTTCCCAGCTACCAGACGAAGAAACACCCTATCGCGTCAGAAATTCTCGTTATTTTAAAGCTCTACACCCTAAAGTTGATTTACCTCGACCTGTGCAGATCAATAGCTGTGTCAGTTGTCACCCTAGTGCAAGTCAGTATAATTTCCGTCGCCTGAGTGCAGAATGGGAGAAGTAG